The Desulforegula conservatrix Mb1Pa genomic sequence AAAACAAAAACACAATGATTATCGATGTAAGAAGAAAAGCTGATTACGATACAGACCAAAGGATTATACCTGGCTCTGTCTGGCGTGACCCGGAACAGGCAGCCACATGGATAAATGAAGTCCCAAAAGACAAAGAAACTATAATTTACTGTGTCCGTGGTGGCTCTGTTAGCTCTGGAGTAATAGACAAACTTCTGGAAGCTGGAGCCAACGCAAAATACATCGAAGGCGGGCTTGCCGCGTGGGTAGCTGATGCAGGTGAACTCATTAAGAAATAGCAGTTTTCACTCTATAATAGATATCTCACCTTGGAGATAAAAATGTCTGATATTTCATTTAAAGAAGCCCTTAAATTCTGGGTTAAGCTTGGCTTTATCAATTTTGGCGGCCCAGCCGGTCAGATTGCAATCATGCACAGAGAAATCGTGGATGCCAGAAAATGGATTTCTGAATCCGCCTTCATGAGCGCGCTTAATTTCTGCATGCTTCTGCCAGGGCCTGAAGCTCATCAGCTCGCAACCTATATTGGATGGAAACTGCATGGATACAAAGGAGGAATAGCAGCCGGTGTCTTCTTTGTCCTGCCATCTGTATTTGTTATGCTTTTGCTTAGCTGGATAGCAGTGGCGCATACTGATGTTCCGGCGATCTCAGGATTTTTTTATGGGATAACTCCTGTAGTTGTCGCAATTGTCGCTGAAGCCGTCATTAGAATAGGCAAAAAAGCCCTTACACATACAAGTCTTTATTTTTTTGCTGCTATGTCATTCATTGCGGGACAGTTTTTTCCCGTTCCTTTTCCTGCAATAGTCTTTGTTGCCGGAGCTGCTGGCCTATTGATGGGAAAACGGTATGAAAAAGTATTCTGTTTTCGTGGACACGGTTCAAAAGAATGCCTCATGGCAGAGCCTGAATTTTCACAAACAAAACTGCCATCTTTATGGCATCCTGTTAAAATGGCTTTTATCTTCATAATTATATGGTCAGCAGTGATTTTGCCTTTAATTTTTTCAAAAGGTTTTGGCGACATTCTCGCGCAGCAGGCCGTGTTTTTTACTAAAGCGGCATTTGTCACTTTTGGCGGGGCTTACGCAGTTTTAAGCTATATATCAGATCATGCTGTCATGGTTCTTGGATGGCTCACAGAGTCTCAAATGCTTATGGGATTAGGTCTTGCAGAGTCAACACCCGGCCCTCTGATCATGGTGACTCAATATGTTGGTTTTCTTGGTGCATGGAAATTTTCAGGAGCTTCAAATCCTCTGGCGTATGGAATAGCAGGCGGAATTCTGACTACTTTTGTAACATTTCTTCCAAGTTTCTTTTTCATTTTTTCATGCGCGCCATATATAGAGCTTATTTCTTCAAATAAACGTATCCAGGCCGCGCTTATAGGAATTACAGCCGCAGTTGTCGGTGTGATACTTAAACTGGCGGTTTTTTTCAGCATCAAAACCTTCTTCCCTAATGACGGATTTGATGTTTTTGCAATAGTCATGGCTATAATCAGTTTTATAGCAATAATGCGGTTTCATCTATCAATACATCTTGTGATATTTTTAGGAGCTTTAACAGGCATGCTTTATAAGCTTTTAATTGTGATTTAAGCGGTATAGTAAGCATCTATAAGATTGAACATGACAAACTTTAAGGAGATAAACCAAATGCCAAAATTTTTGAATTTTTTCAAAAAGAAGATTCATGCCCCCACCTTTTTTTTGCTCCTATAGAGGGGATAACCCTACCTCTTGTTATAAAATAAATCTGTGTCATTGGCGTAAAAATAGCCTCCCCACTGAATATTTTCTGCTACAACCGCTGTATCATTCAGCGTTACATATTTAAGCACTTCGTCCCGAAAAGCATGATACCCCACGCGGTCAACGATATACCCCACATGCTCTTTATCAAGACTTCTGTCTATATGGCGATCTACAAAGGCGTAAGTATTTTCAATGATCTTGAAGATAGAATCCTTATCAACCCATTTAATGAATGTTCGAGCTATTCGGGGATTCTTTTTTCCGGTTCTTCCCATGATCACAAGCCTGTATGACTTGGTTGCAGATCGTGTCAATGCTTCTGTAGGGCATTTACGAATGCATTCTCCACATCCGATGCATGCATTTGGGTTTCTGACAACTGAAAAATCCTTGAATGTCAATGCACTGACTACAGCCTTGGAGCAATGATCTACGCAAGCCCTACAACTAATACAGCGTGATTCGTTATAAACCGGTTCAACTGTACAGATAATCCCGAAATCATTCATGACTGCCTTTATGCAGTCATTTGGGCATCCTGTTACGGCAATCTTGAAATGAAGGTCATGCGGATATACGAGTTGCTCAAGTTCCATAGCAAGGCGGGAGGTGTCATCGTTACCAAAAGTGCATACCCGGTTTCCTATGCAGGCACTGATGTTTCGCGTTCCAGCTGATGGATATCCTTTGTCTCCCGGATCGTCTTCAAGGCCCATGGCTAATAGAAGAGGCCGGATCATCGCGTTTATTTCAGGTATTTTTTCAAAATCAATTCCCGGAATCTCGAAACCTTGACGTGTAGTTATATGAGCTGTCCCGTTTCCGTATTTTTCGGCTATCTCATGGATCAGGGAAAACCACTTGGTTTCAATATGACCGCCCGGAACCCTTACCCGCAAGGCTGTTTTGCCACTGACTTTTGTAATCCGGTAAGCATTCTTCATTTGTTTTTTTGTAAAAACACTCACTGTATTTCTCCTGATTCTCTTTACCTACAAACATGACAAAACGACAGATTTTAATATTTGCAGAACTATGGTTACCAGACTGAAATTAAATATTTCAGATCTTTTATCTGGCAATGAATATTGGCTAATCTATCAGTTTCATTGTATCTGGCAGTCTGAATACCGGCCCATCCAGACATATATAGGTATTGTCTATTTTGCAGTGCCCGCATTTACCAATACCGCAACTCATATTTCTCTCAAACGATACCCAGATATTCTCCCTTGGAACATCCCTCGTCAAAAGATCAGCCAGAACAAACTTGATCATGACAGGCGGCCCCACGACAATACAGACGCAATCTTGAGGTTTATTCAAATCAAGTTGAGGGATATATTGTGTGATGAGTCCAGAATTTCCTTTCCAGTCATAGTTGCCATTATCGACGGTCAGTATTGCAGTAGCTGATTCAACCCATGAAAGCACTTCATTTTTAAAAAGAATGTCTTCGGGCGTTTTGAAACCAAGAAGAACTTCCAGGCTATTGACATAACGTGGTTCCATAAAGGTTTTTATAAGATTCTTGACAGGGGCAAGCCCTGTACCTCCAGCAATGATTTTAAGATTTGTTCCTGCATAATAGTTGTATTCAAAACCGTTGCCATAAGGGCCTCTTGCAAACAGGGTATCTCCTTCCTTCATGTCAAACAGTGCTCCTGTTACCCGGCCTACCTTGCGTATGGTCATGGACAGCTCGCCGTCATTGAAATCGCTGATGGATATTGGAGCCTCTCCGGCACCTGGTATGGATATTTCGAGAAACTGTCCTGGTTTGACAGGTTTATCCCATGCGATGGTAAAAGTTGAATCAATAGCAGTTTCTGGTGTAATTCTGATCAGTTTTGCCTTTTCTGCAATATAGGGGTTATTGTTCATTTTTCCCCCTTTCAGCTACGACTTCCGATAGAGTATTTATGCATCTGGCAAAAGAGATGTATTGAGGGCATACATCATCGCACCGACCACATCCAACGCACTGATGCTTACCGAATCTCCTGTGGAAATCGTTGATCTTATGCATGGTCTTAAATCTCATTTTCTCTCCATTCTTTGACCTGTAAGAATGCCCTCCTGCCATGTCTGTAAAACCATTAAGCTGACAACCTGCCCAGCGCCTGCGACGCTCAGCCATGCGGCCTTCAGTTCCGCAAGCCACATCCTGCACTGTGAAACAGGAACAGGTAATGCATGATGTATTGCACCTTCCGCAAGCAATGCATCGGCTCGTGTACTCATTCCACATCTCTAAATCAAAAGATTCAGGTGAAATGCTCCCGATCTCAGGAACTTTGACTTCAATGGAATTTTTTTCAATAAATTGTATGTCAACTTCTGTCTGTGGAAAACCAACAAGATAAGGAATGAATTCTTCGTTTTTTACATCAGCCAAAATCTCTTTTCCAAACCTGAAAGCCACGTCATACATATCGGTTCTGTTTGCGTTCATGGATACGCACCAGCAGTTATCAAAACCTTCAGCGCATTCGATCATAAAAAAACGAATATTCTTTCTGCGTCTTTTATAATAGAAATCCTCTTCAGGCCCATTTTTTAAAAAAACGGTGTCAAGCCTGTCGAATCCGTTGATGTCGCAAGGCCTAAGAAGGATCGCAATCTTTTTTTCATCAATATGGGGCACAAAAAAAGAACCATCTGAAAAATGAAACAAAGGCTCACGGACAGGATAAACAATTTCCTTTGGCGAAAAATATGTCTTCATATCCAAAACGAGGTCGTCAAAACTGTTTATTTTTTTGTATGTAATCCGGTCTGTATCCGAATAGTTGCCCTTGTCAGGGTCTACAGCAGGCCCATAAACAGTATAAGATTTCTTTAACGCGTCAAGAAGACTGTTAAACT encodes the following:
- the asrB gene encoding anaerobic sulfite reductase subunit AsrB translates to MNNNPYIAEKAKLIRITPETAIDSTFTIAWDKPVKPGQFLEISIPGAGEAPISISDFNDGELSMTIRKVGRVTGALFDMKEGDTLFARGPYGNGFEYNYYAGTNLKIIAGGTGLAPVKNLIKTFMEPRYVNSLEVLLGFKTPEDILFKNEVLSWVESATAILTVDNGNYDWKGNSGLITQYIPQLDLNKPQDCVCIVVGPPVMIKFVLADLLTRDVPRENIWVSFERNMSCGIGKCGHCKIDNTYICLDGPVFRLPDTMKLID
- a CDS encoding thiosulfate sulfurtransferase GlpE, translating into MEKTIKPSELKALLAENKNTMIIDVRRKADYDTDQRIIPGSVWRDPEQAATWINEVPKDKETIIYCVRGGSVSSGVIDKLLEAGANAKYIEGGLAAWVADAGELIKK
- the asrC gene encoding sulfite reductase subunit C, yielding MSVFTKKQMKNAYRITKVSGKTALRVRVPGGHIETKWFSLIHEIAEKYGNGTAHITTRQGFEIPGIDFEKIPEINAMIRPLLLAMGLEDDPGDKGYPSAGTRNISACIGNRVCTFGNDDTSRLAMELEQLVYPHDLHFKIAVTGCPNDCIKAVMNDFGIICTVEPVYNESRCISCRACVDHCSKAVVSALTFKDFSVVRNPNACIGCGECIRKCPTEALTRSATKSYRLVIMGRTGKKNPRIARTFIKWVDKDSIFKIIENTYAFVDRHIDRSLDKEHVGYIVDRVGYHAFRDEVLKYVTLNDTAVVAENIQWGGYFYANDTDLFYNKR
- the asrA gene encoding anaerobic sulfite reductase subunit AsrA produces the protein MGYSLSKDQFNSLLDALKKSYTVYGPAVDPDKGNYSDTDRITYKKINSFDDLVLDMKTYFSPKEIVYPVREPLFHFSDGSFFVPHIDEKKIAILLRPCDINGFDRLDTVFLKNGPEEDFYYKRRRKNIRFFMIECAEGFDNCWCVSMNANRTDMYDVAFRFGKEILADVKNEEFIPYLVGFPQTEVDIQFIEKNSIEVKVPEIGSISPESFDLEMWNEYTSRCIACGRCNTSCITCSCFTVQDVACGTEGRMAERRRRWAGCQLNGFTDMAGGHSYRSKNGEKMRFKTMHKINDFHRRFGKHQCVGCGRCDDVCPQYISFARCINTLSEVVAERGKNEQ
- the chrA gene encoding chromate efflux transporter: MSDISFKEALKFWVKLGFINFGGPAGQIAIMHREIVDARKWISESAFMSALNFCMLLPGPEAHQLATYIGWKLHGYKGGIAAGVFFVLPSVFVMLLLSWIAVAHTDVPAISGFFYGITPVVVAIVAEAVIRIGKKALTHTSLYFFAAMSFIAGQFFPVPFPAIVFVAGAAGLLMGKRYEKVFCFRGHGSKECLMAEPEFSQTKLPSLWHPVKMAFIFIIIWSAVILPLIFSKGFGDILAQQAVFFTKAAFVTFGGAYAVLSYISDHAVMVLGWLTESQMLMGLGLAESTPGPLIMVTQYVGFLGAWKFSGASNPLAYGIAGGILTTFVTFLPSFFFIFSCAPYIELISSNKRIQAALIGITAAVVGVILKLAVFFSIKTFFPNDGFDVFAIVMAIISFIAIMRFHLSIHLVIFLGALTGMLYKLLIVI